From a single Candidatus Omnitrophota bacterium genomic region:
- the recO gene encoding DNA repair protein RecO, translating into MAIQTTEAVVLNRRDLRETSMLATFYSKDFGKIKGVLKGIRGDRSKYGSSAELFGLNKIVFYEKTKSEFQNITQCDLADGFFGIRKSLSAIAYATYLVELVDELTEPAENNGDIYGLLLNSLRLLSKGSEPTKITRVFEIRLLTLLGFGPTAEGSNVGGIKVSPGTAQTFNRLKNAAWDSLLKFRISKSIEQELGSLVEKLLASHLDRPLRSKKFIREIQKLKP; encoded by the coding sequence ATGGCGATACAAACAACTGAGGCCGTCGTCCTGAACAGGCGGGACCTCAGGGAAACAAGCATGCTGGCGACTTTTTATTCCAAAGATTTCGGCAAGATAAAAGGGGTCCTGAAGGGGATCCGCGGCGACAGGTCGAAATACGGGAGTTCCGCCGAATTGTTCGGCCTGAACAAGATAGTGTTCTATGAAAAAACCAAGAGCGAATTCCAGAACATAACCCAGTGCGACCTGGCAGACGGGTTCTTCGGCATTCGCAAAAGCCTTAGCGCGATAGCGTACGCGACGTACCTGGTCGAACTGGTCGATGAGCTGACCGAGCCGGCCGAAAATAACGGCGATATATACGGGCTGCTCCTTAACTCACTGAGGCTGTTGTCCAAGGGATCTGAACCGACAAAGATAACCCGCGTATTCGAGATACGGCTGCTGACGCTTTTGGGTTTCGGCCCTACCGCCGAAGGCAGTAACGTCGGCGGGATAAAAGTGTCGCCGGGGACAGCGCAGACCTTCAACCGGCTCAAGAACGCGGCGTGGGATTCACTGCTGAAGTTCAGGATATCGAAATCGATAGAGCAGGAACTCGGTTCGCTCGTGGAAAAGCTCCTGGCGTCGCACCTCGATAGGCCGCTAAGGTCGAAAAAATTCATAAGGGAGATACAAAAATTAAAGCCATGA
- a CDS encoding DUF502 domain-containing protein, with protein MFISIRRNFIAGVAVILPALITIWLVKFAVDKTNYFLLEPIANFLRPFILDSAFLEYVAKVLTLVFLVIGISLIGFATRLILLRKFFSYLEKKVSRFPLLGRIYDAFKEISHALLGQSQGIFKRAVLVEYPRKGIYSIGFVTSEGKETAHDARGKKLISVLIGTSPTPASGFLILVPEDEIIPLDISIEEALKLVISAGIVPLPERVKIKMRDGDTNN; from the coding sequence ATGTTTATAAGCATAAGAAGAAATTTTATCGCGGGCGTCGCGGTGATACTTCCGGCCTTAATAACCATCTGGCTGGTAAAATTCGCCGTAGATAAAACCAACTATTTCCTGCTTGAGCCCATAGCGAATTTCCTGCGGCCTTTCATCCTTGACAGCGCCTTTCTCGAATATGTGGCGAAAGTCCTCACCCTTGTCTTTCTTGTTATCGGTATTTCGCTCATAGGTTTCGCCACAAGGCTCATCTTGCTGAGAAAATTCTTCTCTTATCTTGAAAAGAAGGTCTCCCGGTTCCCGTTGCTTGGAAGGATATACGACGCCTTCAAAGAAATAAGCCACGCGCTGCTAGGGCAATCGCAGGGTATCTTTAAAAGGGCGGTGCTTGTCGAATATCCGCGAAAAGGCATCTATTCAATAGGGTTCGTTACCTCAGAAGGGAAGGAGACGGCCCATGACGCGAGAGGGAAAAAACTGATAAGCGTTCTTATAGGGACCAGTCCGACCCCGGCGTCGGGTTTTCTTATCCTCGTGCCCGAAGACGAGATAATACCCCTTGATATAAGCATAGAAGAAGCCCTGAAATTGGTCATCTCGGCAGGGATCGTCCCGCTACCCGAAAGGGTCAAAATAAAGATGAGGGATGGCGATACAAACAACTGA
- a CDS encoding diacylglycerol kinase: MKKRGLTESFNYAIEGLKHTLKTQRNMRIHFVIGAAVIILGLIAGLPPVEFILLLSAVTLVIVAEMFNTALELAVDMFTKEFHHMAKLAKDIAAGCVFVTSVYAVIVGYLIFFRTVKLIDLSEGISRIRQSPWHITFIALVAVIFLVILTKILLRRGTPLRGGWPSGHSALGFSIFTVITLLTLNGVASALAFLMAMLLAISRVRKGLHTAWEAIAGSVVGILATLLIFELLYRG, from the coding sequence ATGAAAAAACGCGGGCTTACAGAGTCTTTCAATTACGCGATCGAGGGGCTTAAGCATACGCTCAAGACCCAGCGGAATATGCGCATCCATTTTGTGATAGGCGCGGCGGTCATAATACTCGGCCTGATCGCGGGACTGCCGCCCGTGGAATTCATCCTGCTTTTGAGCGCGGTCACCCTGGTGATCGTAGCCGAGATGTTCAATACCGCCCTCGAACTGGCCGTCGATATGTTCACCAAGGAATTCCACCATATGGCCAAGCTGGCGAAGGATATCGCGGCAGGGTGCGTCTTCGTCACGTCCGTTTACGCTGTCATAGTCGGATACTTGATCTTCTTCAGGACGGTAAAACTAATAGACCTCTCTGAGGGCATCTCCCGCATAAGGCAATCGCCCTGGCACATCACTTTCATCGCGCTCGTCGCGGTAATCTTCCTGGTGATACTGACCAAGATTCTCTTGAGGAGAGGGACGCCGCTAAGGGGCGGCTGGCCCAGCGGCCATTCGGCGCTCGGTTTCTCTATCTTTACCGTAATAACGCTGCTTACCCTAAACGGCGTGGCCTCCGCGCTCGCCTTCCTGATGGCGATGCTGTTGGCCATATCGAGGGTAAGGAAAGGGCTGCATACGGCATGGGAGGCGATAGCCGGATCTGTGGTCGGCATACTCGCCACGCTTCTGATATTCGAACTTTTATACAGGGGTTGA
- the ybeY gene encoding rRNA maturation RNase YbeY, translating into MPKPGRVAVLTEGVKLPFPKKAAVKCAEKILSMAGRKRDRICILFTDDAGIRRLNKKYRKRDKSTDVIAFESGDIAISAQTAAKNSRRFGSTAAEELRLYIVHGILHLSGYDDTSSSKRKEMRRAEGRILRGL; encoded by the coding sequence GTGCCTAAGCCGGGCCGCGTCGCAGTATTGACCGAAGGCGTAAAGCTGCCGTTCCCGAAAAAGGCAGCCGTAAAGTGCGCTGAAAAGATATTGTCGATGGCCGGGCGGAAGAGGGACCGTATCTGCATACTCTTTACGGATGACGCGGGAATAAGAAGGTTGAATAAAAAATACAGGAAAAGGGATAAGAGCACAGACGTGATAGCCTTCGAGAGCGGGGATATCGCCATATCGGCGCAAACGGCCGCAAAAAATTCCAGGCGTTTCGGGTCCACGGCGGCGGAAGAATTGAGATTATACATCGTGCACGGGATACTCCATCTCTCCGGATACGACGATACCTCTTCGTCGAAAAGGAAAGAGATGAGAAGGGCGGAAGGAAGGATCCTCCGGGGATTATGA